From bacterium (Candidatus Blackallbacteria) CG13_big_fil_rev_8_21_14_2_50_49_14:
TTGACACCCGAGCCCGAAATCGATGTGCAAGGGCTCGAACTGGAAGCCCAAGACCTGCGCTTAAAGCTGAGAGAAGTTGACCGCAAGCGTGGCCTGGTTAAACAAGCATCTGATTTGAAGGCTGCAATTGATGCGGCTACAAACGAAATCAACCGGATTTGCATGCACGGGTATTCAGCATCCCTGGATGCAATGCTGGGGAGAAAACAGGTCTCTATTGACGCGATGCGTCGTGAGCTTGGGGCTCTAAATGAAGAAATTGGCTCAACGATTATCCCCGTGACCTGGCGCTGGGAAGAACGGCTTGCTGAGATTGAAAAGACTCTTGGCCAGGCCAAAGGGGGCCAATCATGAACCCCGACTTCTACCAGGGCCGCCTGGGCTATTGGCACTTTCACTGGGATGGTTACACATCCAGCCCCTACCACTCCTATGAGGCGGCAAAATTTGCTTACGCCGCATGGGCGACAGCGGGGAGGCCGGGCCATGGCTAGACTCAAGGCCTTTCTTGTTCGGGACGCCTTTGAGGGGTTCACGCAACTCATCTTTGCTGAAACATCAAGTAAAGCCCGCTATTTCGCGGCAAGTCGCAGCTTTTATGGTGATTTGGATTATGTCGATGCACGGGCTCGTCGTTTTCCGTCCGGAGATGTCGCCCTGAGAGAAGGAGCGATTGAACCCTACTGGGAGGATGACGAGAAAATATGCGGGGCCCTGGGCATGAGATATTCCTGCTTCGATTGCGAGACCGTTTACCCGGTCGGGGAGGACTGCCCCAATGGCTGCTAAATGTTCATCATGCAAAGCCCCCATCACCTGGCTCAAAACCGAAAACGGCAAATCCATGCCCGTCGATGGCCACCGCGAAATAAGCGGGCTCTGGGATAAAAAGCTCGGCTCGCACTGGGAGACGTGCCCCACGCGCAAGCAGCACAAGCGCCAGCCCCAAGAGCGCGTGCAGGACAGCCCTATTTTAACCAAGCCCTCACCTGATGGGGAGATTGACGGGGTTGAATATTACCTTGACCAAAACCCCTTTAACCGTCGCTGGTCGATTCGTTTTTTCTTCAAAAGCGGTGTACCAGCCGAGGCTTCTAATTTTAAAGAAGAGGCCGATGCAATTGCCTGGGCAGAGAAGCTGATTAAAGCGCCAGCTGAGCACCGGCTCACGCTCGAAGAGATTGATTCAATGGTAAGGGAGATTAAGGGTATGCACGGGCGCGAACGTGATGCGCTGCTCGCTGGCCTGGACCCATACGAAGCCATGAAGCCCAAGCCCGTCACTCCCCCTGCTCGCGCCAAAGTGGTCATCTATACCGATGGCTCAAATATCGGGCAGCCAGGTCCGGGCGGCTGGGCAGCGCTCTTGATTGGGGCTGATGGAACCAGAAAAGAACTGTCGGGCCCCATGGTCTCAGCAACGAATAACCAGGCCGAATTAACGGCTGTTATCAAAGGCCTTGAAGCGCTGCGAAAGCCGTGTAAAGTCAAGCTCTACAGTGACAGCAAATACGTGGTTGATGGCATCTCCCAGTATCTGAACAAATGGGTTCGCAATGGATGGAGAACCACGACCGGCGATGTCAAAAATCGTGAGCTGTGGGAGCAGGTTCACCAGCTCTGCCAGAAGCACGAGGTCAAAGCCCAGTGGGTCAGGGGCCACAATGGGCAGCCAGAAAATGAGCGGGTTGATGAATTGGCGGGTATTCAGTCGAGAGCAGAGAAG
This genomic window contains:
- a CDS encoding ribonuclease HI; its protein translation is MKPKPVTPPARAKVVIYTDGSNIGQPGPGGWAALLIGADGTRKELSGPMVSATNNQAELTAVIKGLEALRKPCKVKLYSDSKYVVDGISQYLNKWVRNGWRTTTGDVKNRELWEQVHQLCQKHEVKAQWVRGHNGQPENERVDELAGIQSRAEKERQKGELANV